The Halomicronema hongdechloris C2206 genome includes a window with the following:
- a CDS encoding PEP-CTERM sorting domain-containing protein: MALWGPTGPGGGAPLTGFAGVSNTSGNYTITLTGAQTIAAPAASVPEPSVVMGVLALAGIGFVARTRNAITELTKR, from the coding sequence ATGGCGTTGTGGGGTCCCACCGGCCCTGGTGGCGGAGCCCCCCTGACCGGATTCGCCGGGGTTAGCAATACCAGCGGGAACTACACCATCACGCTGACGGGGGCGCAAACGATCGCTGCCCCAGCGGCAAGTGTTCCCGAACCTAGCGTCGTCATGGGCGTGTTGGCACTAGCTGGCATAGGCTTCGTAGCCCGCACTCGTAACGCAATAACAGAACTGACAAAACGATAG
- a CDS encoding DUF4331 domain-containing protein: MMWNILKRLTAWQKPIGLAGVLLGLTLVAGAGAVYVQASDHDDGETDIKGRNLNLTDLYVFRERDQNPNAAAGNLVFIMNTNPRSLARQQYYFSTRAQYEFKVTQVADVDDAPTGVADVTLRFQFQPPDQNNQQTFTVTALKNGQTFTGQGQTTPITNTPEVNTVSLGGTNLKVFAGLREDPFFFDVEQYFRVRAGALDIGPAVGFRDPSTAVDFAAGYNVNAIAVQVPISFLQGSSQASTFDVWETISVPAAGGKFNQVERLARPAINEGLIVTNDLLNTLNSVGPDFEAAALAGQQPAANAAAPIVNEATQTLLAIGNSDDRADALLGAFLPDVMRIDTTGPSGYANALNAQGSPVRGRLLKDDVVDITLSVLTNGTITTDNVSYDGTPGNPAQGHQPLVPAFPYLAPPN; encoded by the coding sequence ATGATGTGGAATATATTGAAGCGGCTCACTGCTTGGCAGAAGCCCATTGGTTTAGCTGGCGTATTGTTAGGATTAACCCTCGTAGCAGGTGCTGGCGCTGTCTACGTGCAGGCTTCCGACCATGATGATGGCGAAACCGACATCAAGGGACGCAATCTCAACCTGACCGATTTGTACGTGTTTCGCGAACGGGATCAGAATCCCAATGCTGCCGCTGGGAATTTGGTCTTCATTATGAACACCAACCCGCGATCGCTGGCACGACAGCAATACTATTTCAGCACGCGGGCTCAGTATGAATTTAAGGTGACACAGGTCGCTGATGTGGATGATGCCCCTACGGGTGTTGCAGACGTCACCCTGCGATTCCAATTTCAGCCGCCTGACCAGAACAATCAGCAAACCTTTACGGTGACGGCGCTCAAAAACGGCCAGACCTTTACTGGGCAGGGGCAGACAACGCCGATTACCAATACCCCAGAGGTGAACACAGTCTCCCTGGGGGGCACCAACCTGAAAGTATTTGCTGGTCTGCGAGAAGATCCGTTCTTCTTTGATGTGGAGCAATATTTCCGGGTGCGCGCCGGAGCCTTGGATATCGGCCCCGCTGTCGGCTTCCGTGACCCCAGCACCGCAGTGGACTTTGCGGCTGGCTACAACGTCAACGCGATCGCAGTTCAGGTACCCATTTCCTTCTTACAGGGCTCGTCGCAGGCCAGCACCTTCGATGTGTGGGAAACCATCTCTGTTCCAGCGGCTGGCGGCAAATTCAACCAGGTCGAGCGGTTGGCACGTCCTGCTATCAACGAGGGCTTGATCGTCACGAATGACCTGCTCAATACCCTCAACAGCGTTGGCCCCGACTTTGAAGCCGCTGCTCTAGCTGGACAACAGCCTGCTGCGAATGCAGCGGCGCCGATTGTCAACGAAGCGACGCAGACCTTACTGGCGATCGGCAATAGTGACGATCGTGCCGATGCATTGCTGGGGGCCTTTTTACCTGATGTGATGCGGATTGACACCACTGGCCCTAGTGGCTACGCCAACGCGCTCAATGCCCAAGGGAGTCCCGTGCGCGGTCGCTTATTGAAGGATGACGTGGTGGATATCACCCTCTCCGTGTTGACCAACGGTACCATCACCACTGACAACGTCTCCTACGACGGTACACCGGGGAATCCAGCGCAAGGACACCAACCGCTGGTGCCTGCCTTCCCGTATCTGGCACCGCCGAACTAG
- a CDS encoding tetratricopeptide repeat protein, protein MLTLKSNQTPAQRVQLSKSTIALGAVLTVLLAAPTGWYVRHTLEQSESPHPYPFSLTEGTRGEATIERKIAFYEGRIQRNPGDGLDRAALASAYLEMAHATGDDRWYLLAEQSAQQSLANLPFSNDGAVLVLAEIAEAKHDFAEAIRLAEQASGEDALALIVTAKLAMGEVAAANATAETLVNLTPSLGSLTLRALTRVAQGDREGALRDFQQAIAAEEPADPSGSAWARTLLGRFYAQQGDHDLAEPLYREALVIDPNNTLARLQLAVLKTRLGHYRAAERHYAQVNDPVALHGLARVRSLRGVATTDAWDTAESALREHIDENALGHRRDLAHLLLERGHGEDVPEAIALLQTEVQNRRDAATLDLLAWALTRGDRWQEAQQVIQEALDHGIRDAGIFYRAGVIEAALKHPQQAERYFQQAQEADPTFDDQVRHRLGLVAHP, encoded by the coding sequence ATGTTGACGCTAAAGTCGAATCAGACACCTGCTCAGCGCGTGCAACTTTCAAAGTCTACGATCGCGCTTGGGGCAGTCCTGACGGTGCTGCTGGCAGCCCCGACCGGATGGTATGTCCGGCACACTCTGGAGCAATCAGAAAGTCCCCATCCGTATCCCTTCTCGCTGACTGAGGGGACACGGGGGGAAGCGACGATCGAACGCAAAATTGCCTTTTATGAAGGGCGGATTCAGCGCAATCCTGGAGATGGGTTGGACCGCGCTGCTCTGGCCAGTGCCTACCTGGAGATGGCGCATGCCACCGGGGACGATCGCTGGTATCTGCTGGCCGAACAATCGGCCCAGCAATCACTGGCTAACCTTCCCTTTAGCAATGACGGAGCAGTGTTGGTGTTAGCCGAAATTGCCGAGGCTAAGCATGACTTTGCTGAGGCGATTCGCCTGGCGGAACAAGCATCGGGCGAGGACGCGCTGGCCCTCATCGTGACAGCCAAGTTGGCGATGGGAGAGGTTGCGGCAGCCAATGCCACTGCTGAGACCCTGGTGAATCTTACCCCTTCGCTGGGGAGCCTGACTCTACGAGCCTTAACACGAGTGGCTCAGGGCGATCGCGAGGGCGCGTTACGAGATTTTCAACAAGCGATCGCGGCAGAAGAACCGGCTGACCCCAGTGGCTCTGCTTGGGCCAGAACCCTGCTGGGCCGGTTCTACGCTCAGCAAGGTGATCACGATCTGGCCGAACCGCTGTACCGCGAAGCTTTGGTGATTGATCCCAATAACACGCTGGCCCGCCTTCAACTGGCCGTGCTGAAAACCCGACTGGGCCACTATCGCGCGGCTGAACGCCACTATGCCCAGGTCAATGATCCGGTAGCGCTGCATGGATTGGCCCGGGTGCGATCGCTGCGCGGCGTGGCGACAACCGATGCCTGGGACACCGCTGAATCCGCCCTGCGCGAACACATCGACGAGAATGCCCTGGGGCACCGTCGCGACCTGGCTCATCTGCTGCTGGAACGCGGCCATGGTGAAGATGTGCCTGAAGCGATCGCGCTCCTGCAAACTGAGGTCCAAAATCGCCGCGATGCCGCAACGCTGGACCTGCTCGCCTGGGCTTTGACGCGGGGCGATCGCTGGCAAGAAGCTCAACAAGTCATTCAAGAGGCGCTGGATCACGGCATTCGAGACGCTGGTATCTTTTACCGAGCCGGCGTGATTGAGGCGGCTCTGAAGCATCCCCAGCAAGCGGAGCGCTATTTTCAGCAAGCCCAAGAGGCCGATCCGACGTTTGATGATCAGGTCCGCCACAGACTTGGTCTCGTTGCCCATCCTTAA
- a CDS encoding nickel/cobalt transporter, with product MLPKRHRYSLLSLLAGMIAIGLSLVTTSPSLAHWDDLAAAKLVVGDTEVQMTLTYPTRLTAFADDDGNGQLAVAEIDRHQTALQAFLGDRIALKDGLNRLGSLQVQSGEAFASPMLSAAPDSHSTLQLTYRWPDAMQGLVMNYTLFVPNAPEASCLATLVQGNELTTHVFTPQQPTFALMPGGLRFGAGTWLLPLIGAFVWGAVHSLSPGHGKTLIGAYLVGERATPLHAIFLAMTTTVTHTLGVIALGLVTLLAARYILPEQLYPWLSLISGSLVIAIGLNLLWQRRRRTTAVISGQVHSHGHDHAHAPHAQTHPHDPGHVHHHCHDAGGDRHHHPSHSHAHHPADHVHTHSRHTHSHLPLTTDSTPVTWRNLLMLGFSGGLVPCPAALVLLLGAIALGNTLSGLVLVLAFSLGLASVLTGLGLLLVYARQVFQRIPTPRLPLMQWLPAISALGITVIGIGISTRSILQIF from the coding sequence ATGCTGCCAAAACGCCACCGATACAGTTTGCTCAGTCTCTTGGCTGGGATGATCGCGATTGGGCTGAGTCTCGTCACGACGAGTCCGAGCCTGGCTCACTGGGACGATTTGGCTGCCGCCAAGCTGGTTGTGGGGGACACTGAGGTGCAGATGACCCTGACCTACCCCACCCGGTTGACCGCTTTTGCCGATGATGATGGCAATGGGCAACTCGCAGTTGCTGAGATTGACCGCCATCAGACTGCCTTGCAAGCGTTTTTGGGCGATCGCATTGCCTTAAAGGATGGCCTGAATCGTCTCGGCAGTCTGCAGGTGCAATCGGGAGAGGCGTTTGCCTCACCCATGTTGTCGGCGGCACCAGACAGCCATTCCACTTTGCAGCTTACCTATCGCTGGCCGGATGCGATGCAGGGCTTGGTGATGAACTACACCCTGTTTGTCCCCAATGCGCCAGAGGCCAGTTGTCTCGCCACCCTTGTCCAAGGGAATGAGTTGACGACCCATGTCTTTACGCCTCAGCAACCGACCTTCGCGTTGATGCCCGGGGGATTAAGATTCGGCGCAGGCACGTGGCTGTTGCCGTTGATCGGAGCCTTTGTTTGGGGGGCGGTGCATTCGCTGTCACCCGGGCACGGCAAAACCTTGATTGGTGCTTACCTGGTGGGCGAACGGGCCACGCCGTTACACGCGATTTTTCTGGCGATGACGACCACTGTCACCCATACGCTTGGGGTGATTGCACTGGGCTTAGTGACGTTGTTGGCGGCACGCTATATTCTGCCCGAGCAGCTTTATCCCTGGCTGAGTTTGATCTCAGGGAGCTTAGTGATCGCGATCGGGCTCAATCTGCTTTGGCAACGGCGACGGCGGACGACGGCTGTGATAAGCGGACAGGTCCATTCCCATGGACACGATCATGCTCATGCGCCGCATGCGCAGACTCATCCTCACGATCCCGGACATGTCCACCATCATTGCCACGATGCCGGCGGCGATCGCCATCATCACCCCAGCCATTCCCATGCTCACCACCCCGCTGATCACGTCCACACCCACAGTAGGCATACCCATTCCCATCTACCGCTGACGACGGACAGCACGCCGGTAACCTGGCGCAATTTACTCATGCTCGGATTCTCAGGCGGATTAGTGCCCTGTCCCGCTGCGCTGGTGCTGCTGTTGGGGGCGATCGCCCTGGGCAATACCCTGTCTGGTCTGGTGCTGGTGCTGGCCTTCAGTTTAGGGCTGGCAAGCGTGCTAACCGGGTTAGGGCTGCTGCTGGTGTATGCCAGACAGGTATTTCAACGGATTCCAACGCCGCGTCTACCGCTGATGCAATGGCTACCCGCGATCAGTGCGCTAGGCATCACAGTTATTGGAATCGGCATTTCGACCCGATCTATTTTGCAGATTTTCTAA